The following DNA comes from Papaver somniferum cultivar HN1 unplaced genomic scaffold, ASM357369v1 unplaced-scaffold_99, whole genome shotgun sequence.
AGTTTACAAACTGAGGATGTGCCATAATTGGATgaacaacttaaccaaaaaaagtaaaaataaaaattggatgAAACGAGCAAAATTCCTAACACCAAGAATCTTTAGCAGACTAAAATGTGTAACACCTTAAGCAACAAAATCCCCATGCCAATAACCAAGAATTCAAACTAATATATTTTGCATTTTgagaaacggagcaaaataccgTTAAAGGAGGTCAGCATACACAAATCACAATGATGTTATGCAATTTAGTTACCTCTCCTGAATAGTTGAATTCCAAATAAATTACAAAGGCATCGAGTTATCTAGTGTAGTATATAAACATGGACGTACTATGTTAGCATGTACATAACCTAATTGCACGATAGACAAAACGGTATTAGGTCATAACACAATGTAATATTAAGTTGCAGCTAATTAACATTTAGTTATTATTCAGAAGTAGTTATAGTAGCAGCTATGATCATGATCTAGTACAACCCCTTTATCAAAGGGCTGTAGGCATGAAATATACTTATCATAGAACATGAAGAAACGATAGAGTAGAAGGTATTATGGTTTTTCCAGATCATACATATATAAATGCAGCCAACTTAATCTAGTAGCtggtatttgttgttgttgttgttggtggtggccgTGGTGAGATTAGACTGAATTGGCTGCATCTGGAAGGCAAATGGCACCTGATGATGATTATCGTTATGAGACGGGTAATCCCTGGTTCCATCTGCTGCTTTCTGATTATTATACCCGTTATTTGCCCCAGTGTCCATCTCCCCTCTTCCATGAATTTCCACTTGTTGCTGCAGTTCAAATTTTACAAATAAGATTCCAAAGGTTAATTATCAAAATACAGTAGCTGATGAGAATGATCCAAACAATTACATTGAACGATTAACTGATTGAAATAATGAGTGATAAATACGTACTAGTTTGGCAATGAGGCGCTTATTTTCCTCCTCTAACATCCTAGTCTGTTCAGGAGGCCCCAAAAATCGAATACAGAAATATTAGAATTAGCCATATAAATGGATAGTATATAGAAGGAATTAGGAGatacaaatacatttatattatTCATGCTTTACTTACTTTTTTCTCAAGTGCTCTACGGTGCTCCTTCTGTTTGCGATGCAAGATAATAACAGCGAAAGAGAGTAAGCAAGATTAATCATCAAGAATAAGTATATTTACATACAAGAATTGACAATTTAAGCAAAAAATTACTATGAGTACTACTTACAATTTTGGCCTTAACGCCAACAAGACCATCCTCAAGGGCAGCTTCAATTGGTATTAGCTCTCTTGGGTTCAAGGGGGTCAGATCCTCGCCTTTCAGGTGCCTGCAAAGAGATTGCAATGTAAATCGGCCGGGGATGaaaaattataattacggaaaataggtcatttgtccaaatatttttaaatcacggttcaaatgaacgaataaaaaataatttggatgaaatgaccaaaaaaaaaaaaaaatagtaaggatgaaaccagtttcatcctagcttaaatttaaaaaatagcaaggatgaaactggatacatcctgtgtaaattaaaaatatttgaaaatgggcacgatgaaactggttacatcgtgcctatttttacatttttgtccatttaaacaatatcaaaatctaactgtctatttcacccaggaattattgattttggtctttttaaccaattttgtgttataaTTAAGcaaaacccaaaaacataaacCACTTTGAAAAATTAATGAGCACATAAAAATCCATTGACAGAATTAAGCTAGCTAGTTAGCTAGGGTAGTATCACTGTTAATTACTTGTTTCTTTGATCTCTACATATGCAACACATACCTGAGCTCGATCTGCATGTTGTCGTTCTCTTTCTTGACTCTATCCACTTCAGCACTGAGATACTGTAGttatatacatatatacatgTTAGTTCAATGATTTTTCAGTAACTCATAGATCCTTAATTATTACcctaaataacaaaaatatgaaattTAAGTGTTTGCTAAAAAAGGGAACAAAGACAAATAAAACACCCATGATATGCATACACAAAAGTATGACTATTTTCTATTAGAAAGGGAGACAGATCGACCCAGAGTTTGTTACTAGATCTGCTCATATTTTTATGTAAGAAGTCAGACTCTTATATAAAAAACATGAATCATAAATCTAGAGCATGGCTGGATCGGAGATATAG
Coding sequences within:
- the LOC113346499 gene encoding floral homeotic protein GLOBOSA-like; translated protein: MGRGKIEIKRIENSTNRQVTYSKRKNGILKKAREITVLCDADVSLVIFSSTGKMNEYCSSPLIKQLDRYQKASGNKLWDAKHEYLSAEVDRVKKENDNMQIELRHLKGEDLTPLNPRELIPIEAALEDGLVGVKAKIKEHRRALEKKTRMLEEENKRLIAKLQQVEIHGRGEMDTGANNGYNNQKAADGTRDYPSHNDNHHQVPFAFQMQPIQSNLTTATTNNNNNKYQLLD